The Sporomusa termitida genome has a window encoding:
- a CDS encoding polyprenol monophosphomannose synthase — protein MQLVIIPTFNERSNIARLLCLIYSAVPGIHILVVDDASPDGTGELIEQLQAEKYGDTLFLLKRPGKLGLGTAYIAGFKWALARGYQLIFEMDADFSHNPKYLPHFVTASAQCDVVLGSRYVDGGGVTNWNPLRRLISMGGSIYSRLILNIPFHDLTGGFKCFHRQVLEAIDLDRIQSTGYCFQIEMTYRAYLLGFRIKEVPIVFEERRGGESKMSASIFREALLMVLKLRVRQRLLRQSTVMEPNNLS, from the coding sequence ATGCAGCTTGTAATTATTCCGACATTTAATGAGCGGAGTAATATTGCCCGGTTATTATGTTTAATTTACAGTGCTGTGCCCGGCATTCATATTCTGGTGGTGGATGATGCCTCACCTGACGGTACCGGTGAGCTGATTGAGCAATTACAGGCGGAAAAATACGGGGATACGCTTTTTCTTCTCAAACGGCCAGGCAAACTTGGCCTGGGGACGGCGTACATTGCCGGTTTTAAGTGGGCCCTGGCGCGGGGGTATCAGCTTATCTTTGAAATGGATGCTGATTTTTCCCATAATCCTAAGTATTTACCACACTTTGTAACGGCCAGCGCGCAGTGTGATGTTGTCCTGGGAAGCCGCTATGTGGACGGGGGCGGGGTAACCAACTGGAATCCTCTGCGCCGGTTGATCAGTATGGGCGGCAGTATCTATTCCCGCCTTATTCTTAATATCCCCTTCCATGATCTGACCGGCGGTTTCAAGTGTTTTCACCGCCAGGTGCTGGAGGCCATCGACCTTGACAGAATCCAGTCAACCGGCTACTGTTTTCAGATTGAGATGACCTACCGCGCTTACTTATTGGGGTTTAGGATTAAGGAAGTTCCCATTGTTTTTGAGGAGCGGCGGGGGGGAGAGTCCAAAATGTCTGCTTCTATTTTCCGGGAGGCGCTGTTAATGGTTCTTAAACTGCGGGTCAGACAGAGACTTTTACGGCAAAGCACGGTTATGGAGCCCAATAACCTGAGTTAA
- a CDS encoding ferritin, with product MITAKLQNAINNQIQAEMYSANLYLAMSGYCMSKNLKGFANWLRVQYQEETMHALKFVDYILERGGQLELKVLEAPPTEFGKPIEVFEKILSHEEHVTSLINQLYAVAVEEKDVATQIFLQWFVTEQVEEEASASEVLEQLRMVGDSAGLFYLDKELAARVYQPPAAPAQ from the coding sequence TTGATTACTGCAAAATTACAAAACGCTATCAACAACCAGATCCAGGCAGAAATGTATTCCGCTAATCTCTATCTGGCCATGTCGGGGTACTGTATGTCGAAAAACCTGAAGGGATTTGCCAACTGGCTCCGGGTACAGTATCAGGAAGAAACGATGCATGCCTTAAAGTTTGTTGATTATATCCTCGAGCGTGGGGGCCAGCTGGAACTAAAGGTGCTGGAGGCGCCGCCGACCGAGTTCGGCAAACCTATTGAGGTATTTGAGAAGATATTGTCCCATGAAGAGCATGTCACCAGTCTGATTAATCAGCTGTATGCGGTTGCTGTTGAGGAAAAGGATGTGGCAACCCAGATTTTCCTGCAGTGGTTTGTGACCGAGCAGGTGGAGGAAGAGGCTTCGGCCAGTGAGGTGCTTGAACAGTTAAGAATGGTCGGTGACAGTGCCGGTTTGTTCTATCTGGATAAAGAACTGGCGGCCAGAGTCTATCAGCCGCCGGCTGCACCTGCTCAGTAG
- a CDS encoding NAD(P)H-hydrate dehydratase, with protein sequence MKAATAAVMREIDRIAINEYGIPGAVLMENAGVAVVRHLETMLAPLSERKFCILAGKGNNGGDGYVIARHLANQGAKVKVFLLGEKAAVGGDARLNLDIIDLMGLDIIEITHERVWDKVKVTVTFADCLIDALAGTGFRGEPSDDMVQLIDMINAAGKPVVAVDIPSGVDADTGRVYGKAVQASHTVTLGLPKPGLFLYPGAECAGQLTVADIGIPAAIVTGQEIKQNIIMADMIGAILPRRSPAAHKGENGRLAVVAGSRGLSGAAAMTAAGALRAGAGLITLAAPASLQAVLAVKLTEVMTRPLAETSAGAVAQAAVQEIIGLASASDVLAIGPGLGCEEETRALVRAVVAAACCPLVIDADALNALAGYTSILTDCSALPVLTPHPGEMARLTGLSIQAVNADRVKVARQAAGEWGSIVVLKGARTVVAFPDGEVYINTSGNAGMATGGTGDALTGIIAGLIAQGLSSHDAAVAGVYIHGLAGDVAAAAGMVGMTATDLIKAVPAAMYGIKGY encoded by the coding sequence ATGAAAGCGGCAACAGCGGCAGTAATGCGGGAGATTGACCGGATTGCCATCAATGAGTACGGTATTCCGGGGGCTGTATTGATGGAAAACGCCGGGGTGGCGGTGGTGCGGCATTTGGAGACAATGCTGGCACCACTGTCGGAGCGGAAGTTTTGTATTTTAGCCGGCAAAGGCAATAATGGCGGTGACGGCTATGTGATTGCCAGGCACCTTGCCAACCAGGGGGCCAAGGTTAAGGTGTTTCTGCTGGGTGAAAAAGCAGCTGTGGGTGGTGATGCCAGGCTTAATCTGGACATCATTGATTTAATGGGGCTTGACATTATTGAGATTACTCATGAACGGGTATGGGACAAGGTAAAAGTTACCGTGACCTTTGCCGACTGTCTGATCGATGCCCTGGCCGGCACCGGGTTCCGCGGCGAACCCAGCGATGATATGGTCCAGCTTATTGATATGATTAATGCCGCCGGTAAACCGGTCGTAGCGGTGGATATCCCCTCCGGTGTGGATGCTGATACCGGCCGGGTGTATGGCAAGGCTGTGCAGGCTAGCCATACGGTGACACTGGGCCTGCCGAAGCCGGGGCTGTTTTTGTATCCTGGGGCTGAATGCGCCGGTCAGCTTACGGTGGCTGATATCGGCATCCCTGCGGCCATTGTGACCGGGCAGGAAATCAAGCAAAATATTATTATGGCCGATATGATCGGGGCCATACTGCCCCGGCGCAGCCCGGCAGCCCATAAGGGCGAGAACGGGCGGCTGGCGGTTGTGGCCGGTTCGCGCGGGCTGAGCGGGGCCGCGGCCATGACGGCCGCAGGAGCGCTGCGGGCCGGGGCCGGTCTGATTACCCTGGCGGCACCGGCCAGCCTGCAGGCTGTATTGGCAGTCAAGCTGACCGAGGTAATGACTAGGCCGCTTGCCGAAACTTCAGCCGGTGCTGTTGCCCAGGCGGCGGTGCAGGAGATTATCGGACTGGCGTCAGCCAGTGATGTGCTGGCTATTGGGCCGGGGCTTGGCTGTGAGGAAGAGACCAGGGCACTGGTCCGGGCCGTGGTTGCTGCTGCCTGCTGCCCGCTGGTCATTGATGCCGATGCATTAAATGCGCTGGCCGGCTATACCAGTATTCTCACTGACTGCAGCGCATTACCGGTATTAACGCCACACCCGGGGGAGATGGCAAGGCTGACCGGTCTCTCTATTCAGGCTGTAAACGCTGACCGGGTGAAGGTGGCCCGGCAGGCAGCCGGCGAATGGGGCAGCATTGTTGTGCTTAAAGGGGCCCGTACAGTTGTTGCTTTTCCGGATGGAGAAGTATATATTAATACTAGTGGCAATGCAGGCATGGCCACCGGCGGCACCGGCGATGCCCTTACCGGAATTATTGCCGGCCTGATCGCCCAGGGGCTTTCCAGCCATGATGCGGCGGTGGCCGGGGTATATATTCACGGTTTGGCCGGTGACGTGGCGGCAGCTGCCGGCATGGTCGGAATGACGGCGACAGATCTGATAAAGGCTGTGCCGGCAGCCATGTACGGCATAAAAGGCTATTAA
- the acpS gene encoding holo-ACP synthase — protein sequence MIIGIGTDIVEIDRIKTAVEREAFIQRVFTAGEAAYCRSRGVQQAASFAARFAAKEAVAKAIGSGFAGGNIKDIEVVTADSGKPAIILHGGFAVLAGELGVTAIHISLTHAREYAAAQAVLEGEGK from the coding sequence ATGATCATTGGTATTGGCACTGACATTGTTGAGATAGACAGGATCAAGACGGCTGTGGAACGGGAGGCGTTTATACAGCGGGTGTTTACGGCCGGTGAGGCGGCCTATTGCCGCAGCCGGGGTGTGCAGCAGGCGGCTTCCTTTGCGGCCCGCTTTGCCGCCAAAGAGGCTGTGGCTAAAGCGATTGGCAGCGGTTTTGCGGGCGGGAATATTAAGGATATTGAGGTGGTAACCGCCGATAGCGGCAAACCGGCCATTATTCTGCACGGTGGTTTTGCTGTACTAGCCGGTGAACTTGGTGTTACTGCCATCCACATTTCCCTGACGCATGCCCGGGAATACGCGGCAGCGCAGGCAGTTTTAGAGGGGGAGGGAAAGTGA
- a CDS encoding CopG family ribbon-helix-helix protein, producing the protein MLHTGGGEGVAELRRIMISIPNALLQEVDGIIAMDKLSRSQFVREAMRLYIEERKRKAVRDMMKKGYQEMAVINLALAEEGLLADIDTFELMPGLLAERE; encoded by the coding sequence ATGCTCCATACTGGCGGGGGTGAAGGTGTGGCAGAGTTACGGCGAATCATGATAAGTATCCCGAATGCATTGTTGCAGGAAGTCGACGGCATAATAGCTATGGATAAATTGAGCAGAAGTCAGTTTGTCAGAGAAGCCATGCGTCTTTATATAGAAGAGCGCAAGCGAAAAGCTGTACGGGATATGATGAAAAAGGGGTATCAGGAAATGGCAGTCATAAATCTGGCATTGGCCGAAGAAGGCCTGTTGGCTGATATTGACACATTTGAACTGATGCCCGGCCTGCTGGCGGAGCGTGAATAG
- a CDS encoding thioredoxin domain-containing protein produces the protein MTVKHVNHLANEKSPYLLQHAHNPIDWYPWGEAVFAKAKEEDKPVFFSCGYSTCHWCHVMERESFEDETVAALLNNYFVAVKVDREERPDVDHIYMAVCQAVTGQGGWPLTIVMTPDKKPFFAGTYLPKHAMYGRPGLLEVLSMLKEQWDQNRDKIEEIGEKLAQSLRHRPVQVEPGQLSVETLEQAVAQLLSDFDPNYGGFGPAPKFPTPHNLLFLMRHWRRTGDKKAIAMVVKTLDAMSRGGIYDHLGYGFARYSTDNRWLAPHFEKMLYDNALLCYAYVEAYQCTGDPDFARIAEEIIAYVMRDMTNPGGAFYSAEDADSEGVEGKFYVWKLAEITAVLGPELGQLFADVYDVTADGNFEGENILNLIEQDLYDYAARHSLDISELDAKLAVARVKLYQAREQRVHPFKDDKILTAWNGLMIAALAKAGRVLQREEYAKVAERAIDFIFAKLTAEDGKRLLARYREGNAAYLGYVDDYAFMLWGLLEVYETTFNPKYLRQAIALSADLKELFWDQENGGFYFTGNDGEELLMRQKEIYDGAMPAGNSVAALALLRLGRLTENAEYISMAEKLFSCFSSEISRYPRAYTYFLLALDYYLTPPSHIVIAGEKADPNVQAMLALAGQSFMPATTVVYNDPDYQADNWELVPVAAGQGAVNGQATGYICENFACRKPVHTVEEFKQVLPRQNLEE, from the coding sequence GTGACCGTTAAGCACGTTAACCACCTGGCCAATGAAAAAAGTCCATACCTATTGCAGCATGCACACAACCCAATAGACTGGTATCCCTGGGGCGAAGCAGTCTTCGCGAAGGCCAAGGAAGAAGACAAGCCGGTATTTTTTAGTTGTGGCTATAGTACGTGCCACTGGTGCCATGTTATGGAGCGGGAATCGTTTGAGGATGAAACCGTTGCCGCGCTGTTGAATAATTATTTTGTGGCGGTTAAGGTGGACCGGGAGGAGCGGCCGGATGTGGATCATATCTATATGGCTGTTTGCCAGGCGGTGACCGGACAGGGCGGCTGGCCGCTGACGATTGTGATGACGCCGGATAAAAAGCCGTTTTTTGCCGGTACCTATTTGCCGAAGCATGCCATGTACGGGCGGCCGGGGCTGCTGGAAGTATTGTCAATGCTCAAGGAGCAGTGGGACCAGAACCGGGACAAGATTGAGGAGATTGGCGAAAAGCTGGCTCAGTCATTAAGACACCGGCCGGTCCAGGTGGAGCCGGGACAGTTGTCGGTGGAGACGCTGGAGCAGGCCGTGGCCCAGCTGTTAAGTGATTTTGATCCTAATTATGGCGGCTTTGGGCCGGCGCCCAAGTTCCCGACCCCTCATAATCTCCTGTTTCTGATGCGCCACTGGCGGCGGACGGGGGATAAAAAAGCCATTGCCATGGTGGTAAAGACTTTGGATGCCATGAGCCGGGGCGGGATTTATGATCACCTGGGCTATGGCTTTGCCCGTTACTCCACCGACAACAGGTGGCTGGCGCCGCATTTTGAGAAGATGCTGTATGACAATGCGCTGTTGTGTTATGCCTATGTCGAAGCCTATCAGTGCACCGGCGACCCGGACTTTGCCCGGATTGCCGAGGAGATTATCGCCTATGTAATGCGGGATATGACCAATCCGGGCGGGGCTTTTTATTCCGCCGAGGATGCCGACTCGGAAGGGGTGGAAGGCAAGTTTTATGTCTGGAAGCTGGCGGAGATTACGGCCGTGCTGGGACCGGAGCTGGGCCAGCTGTTTGCCGATGTGTACGATGTTACCGCTGATGGTAATTTTGAGGGCGAAAACATTCTGAACCTGATTGAGCAGGATTTATATGATTATGCGGCCCGGCACAGCCTTGATATTAGTGAGCTTGACGCCAAGCTGGCGGTCGCCAGGGTCAAACTGTATCAGGCACGGGAGCAGCGGGTCCATCCCTTTAAAGACGATAAGATTCTGACAGCCTGGAACGGGCTGATGATTGCCGCCCTGGCCAAAGCCGGCCGGGTGCTGCAGAGAGAAGAGTATGCCAAGGTGGCGGAACGGGCCATTGACTTTATCTTTGCCAAGCTGACGGCGGAAGACGGCAAGCGCCTGCTGGCCCGGTACCGGGAGGGCAATGCGGCCTATCTGGGATATGTTGATGATTACGCGTTTATGTTATGGGGACTGCTGGAGGTGTACGAAACCACCTTCAACCCCAAATATCTGCGCCAGGCCATTGCGCTGAGCGCCGATCTTAAAGAATTATTCTGGGACCAGGAAAACGGGGGCTTTTATTTCACCGGCAACGATGGCGAGGAATTGCTGATGCGCCAAAAAGAGATCTATGACGGCGCCATGCCTGCCGGCAATTCGGTGGCGGCGCTGGCCTTGCTGCGACTAGGGCGCTTGACGGAGAATGCCGAGTATATCAGCATGGCGGAAAAGCTGTTCAGCTGTTTCAGCAGCGAGATTTCCCGCTATCCCCGGGCCTATACGTATTTCTTACTGGCCCTTGATTACTATCTGACCCCGCCGAGCCATATCGTGATTGCCGGGGAGAAGGCAGATCCCAATGTGCAGGCCATGCTGGCGCTGGCCGGACAGAGTTTTATGCCGGCAACGACGGTTGTCTACAATGACCCGGACTATCAGGCCGACAACTGGGAGCTTGTGCCTGTGGCGGCCGGGCAGGGGGCTGTTAACGGTCAGGCAACCGGCTATATCTGCGAGAATTTTGCCTGCCGGAAACCTGTACATACGGTTGAGGAATTTAAACAGGTCCTGCCCAGGCAAAATCTCGAAGAATAA
- a CDS encoding flagellar motor protein MotB, whose protein sequence is MSRKKKEHHEEHADETWLIPYADLLTLLLALFIVLFASAQLDQKKFDQIAASFSVAFNGSPALLENLKPQQPEHSQANPAVPQIPAVMTAMNGINEKAYMQETAQLIELKKMLDKYIVDNGLSGDLSTTLTDDGLMIRIQDTALFPSGSAELRAESRRFGIQIAQLLSPLTQKVTVSGHTDTVPINTREFPSNWELSSRRAVNFMKFLMVQEPGLRPERFSATGYGEYRPVAGNDTAEGRSANRRVEVFIQRNYRP, encoded by the coding sequence ATGAGCAGAAAGAAAAAAGAACACCATGAGGAGCATGCGGATGAGACCTGGCTGATTCCTTATGCCGACCTCCTGACTTTGCTGCTGGCGCTGTTTATTGTATTATTTGCCTCAGCCCAGCTTGATCAGAAGAAATTTGATCAGATCGCAGCCTCTTTCAGTGTGGCTTTTAACGGCAGTCCGGCGCTGCTGGAGAATCTTAAGCCGCAGCAGCCCGAGCACAGCCAGGCCAACCCGGCTGTGCCGCAGATACCGGCCGTAATGACCGCTATGAACGGGATCAATGAAAAGGCCTACATGCAGGAAACGGCGCAATTAATCGAGTTGAAAAAAATGCTGGATAAATATATTGTTGACAATGGTCTGAGCGGTGATTTATCGACAACGCTGACTGATGACGGGCTGATGATCCGCATTCAGGATACGGCTCTGTTCCCGTCAGGCAGTGCCGAGCTGCGGGCCGAATCCCGCCGTTTTGGTATCCAGATTGCCCAATTATTGTCGCCGCTGACGCAGAAGGTTACTGTATCCGGTCACACGGATACGGTGCCGATCAACACCAGGGAGTTCCCTTCCAACTGGGAGCTTAGTTCACGGCGGGCCGTAAATTTTATGAAGTTCCTGATGGTACAGGAACCCGGGCTCAGGCCGGAGCGGTTTAGCGCCACCGGCTATGGTGAATACCGGCCGGTGGCCGGCAACGATACGGCTGAAGGCCGGTCTGCCAACCGGCGGGTTGAGGTATTCATCCAGCGCAATTACCGGCCCTGA
- a CDS encoding FAD-dependent oxidoreductase gives MNRIVIIGAVAAGLKSAAKIRREDPAAEIIVLEKGSLISYGACGMPFYVGGLIADISDFVKTTAGAVRNPEFFKQDKGVDVRIRTLVTAINRAAKTVAARNLDTGADTVFPYDKLVIATGASPVRPPLPGIELGGIQQFWHPDDAAAVRAGIDNGQIRQAVIIGAGLVGMEMAEAFTSRGVAVTVIEMQDQVFPAFLDTEAAAAVASYAQAAGITLRLGEKVERFDGDSTVKAVVTDKRVIPADVVILAIGVRPNTELATAAGLAIGPSGAIAVNEYLQTSDPDIYAGGDCAENTNIISGKKVFAPMGSTANKHGRVIGENIGGNRVAFRGVLNTVAVRLLEFHVGKTGLTEREAKALGYQYVTATAAAPDKPHYMPDSKQITVKLIVEAASRKVLGAQIFGKGDVSKRIDVMAAALTMGATIDDLFDIDLAYAPPYSSPIDNVAIAANVAMNKLQAK, from the coding sequence ATGAACAGAATTGTCATCATTGGGGCGGTGGCGGCCGGGCTTAAGTCGGCCGCGAAGATCCGCCGGGAAGACCCGGCAGCGGAAATTATTGTTCTGGAAAAAGGCTCGCTCATTTCTTATGGCGCTTGCGGGATGCCCTTTTATGTAGGCGGCTTGATTGCCGATATCAGTGATTTTGTAAAAACCACGGCCGGCGCAGTGCGCAATCCGGAATTTTTCAAACAGGACAAGGGTGTGGATGTACGCATTCGTACATTGGTCACGGCTATTAACCGGGCAGCGAAAACGGTAGCGGCCAGAAATCTGGACACCGGGGCCGACACGGTATTTCCTTATGACAAGCTGGTTATTGCCACCGGCGCGAGCCCTGTCAGGCCGCCGCTGCCGGGGATTGAACTGGGGGGGATTCAGCAGTTCTGGCACCCCGATGATGCGGCGGCGGTCCGGGCCGGGATCGATAACGGCCAGATCAGGCAGGCGGTGATTATTGGCGCCGGGCTTGTGGGTATGGAAATGGCCGAGGCTTTTACATCCCGTGGGGTTGCGGTAACGGTAATTGAGATGCAGGATCAGGTGTTTCCCGCTTTCCTGGATACCGAGGCGGCGGCCGCAGTGGCCAGTTATGCCCAGGCCGCCGGCATCACGCTGCGGCTGGGCGAGAAGGTGGAGCGGTTTGACGGGGACAGTACGGTTAAGGCGGTGGTAACCGATAAACGGGTTATTCCGGCTGATGTTGTGATACTGGCGATTGGCGTCCGGCCGAATACGGAACTGGCCACAGCCGCCGGTCTGGCTATCGGTCCCTCCGGGGCGATCGCGGTGAATGAATATTTGCAGACAAGTGACCCCGATATTTACGCCGGCGGCGATTGCGCCGAGAATACCAATATCATCTCCGGCAAAAAGGTGTTTGCGCCCATGGGTTCAACCGCCAACAAGCATGGCCGGGTGATCGGTGAGAATATCGGCGGCAACCGCGTTGCCTTTCGCGGGGTGCTGAATACGGTTGCTGTCCGGCTGCTGGAGTTTCATGTCGGCAAGACCGGCCTGACCGAGCGGGAGGCGAAAGCCCTGGGCTATCAATATGTAACCGCAACGGCAGCCGCCCCGGATAAGCCCCACTATATGCCGGACTCTAAACAGATAACGGTAAAGCTGATCGTTGAGGCTGCCAGCCGAAAGGTCCTTGGGGCGCAGATCTTCGGCAAGGGTGATGTATCGAAACGAATTGATGTTATGGCGGCAGCGCTCACTATGGGCGCAACGATTGATGACCTGTTTGATATCGACCTGGCCTATGCGCCGCCCTACAGCAGCCCGATTGACAATGTGGCGATTGCCGCCAATGTCGCGATGAATAAGCTGCAGGCCAAGTAA
- the motA gene encoding flagellar motor stator protein MotA — MEKSTVIGIVLGIFAIIAGMALKGASPAALINPAAFIIILVGTAASLFNAFPMEQLKNFPVLVKKLFNQEERIAKEQLLRLFVDLSQVARREGILALESKLEDIKDPFLKNGMGMVIDGMDVDFVRDVLDADIEAMEERHRNGALVFSQAGMYAPTLGVLGAVIGLIAALGSLDDIEKLGHSIAAAFVATLLGIFTGYVLWHPFATKLKLISKEEVEVKRMMVEGILSLQAGDSPMAIESKLLVFIPQKVRELLKPKPEDK; from the coding sequence TTGGAGAAGTCAACGGTTATCGGAATCGTTCTGGGGATTTTTGCTATTATTGCCGGTATGGCGCTAAAAGGCGCAAGTCCTGCTGCACTTATAAACCCGGCAGCGTTTATAATCATTTTGGTGGGTACCGCAGCCAGCTTGTTTAATGCATTCCCTATGGAACAACTCAAAAATTTCCCCGTATTGGTTAAAAAGCTGTTTAACCAGGAAGAGCGGATCGCCAAAGAGCAATTGCTCAGATTATTTGTCGATTTGTCGCAGGTTGCGCGCCGGGAAGGGATTCTGGCGCTGGAAAGCAAGCTTGAGGATATTAAGGACCCGTTTTTAAAGAATGGGATGGGCATGGTTATTGATGGGATGGATGTGGATTTTGTCAGAGATGTGCTGGACGCTGACATTGAAGCCATGGAAGAACGCCATCGCAATGGCGCCCTGGTTTTTTCTCAGGCCGGTATGTATGCGCCGACTTTGGGCGTTTTAGGAGCGGTAATTGGTTTGATTGCCGCCCTGGGCAGTCTTGATGATATTGAAAAACTGGGTCATTCCATTGCCGCGGCGTTTGTGGCCACTTTGCTGGGGATATTTACCGGCTATGTGCTCTGGCATCCTTTTGCCACTAAGCTCAAACTGATTTCGAAAGAAGAAGTGGAAGTTAAACGGATGATGGTGGAAGGGATCTTGTCGCTGCAGGCGGGTGATTCGCCGATGGCGATTGAATCTAAATTACTGGTATTTATTCCGCAAAAGGTCCGGGAGCTGCTAAAGCCAAAACCGGAGGATAAATAG
- a CDS encoding phosphotransferase: MENRIIADLKNSYGLTYNQITPVTGGLLNKKWKVSTDKGELLIKQYSTKRFDRKNLKLIESRLQRQIFLQKKGFSCPLIWQSGGQVIRWLNEETVYMVMEFCKGDIKNSDSISINQMYSLGGTCALMHRALSQLPQPLVKSLPHFGGYTLDSLWEKFRSRLNKCSSEDHSGYRQTLLALEPILKRLSPEFFDKFSKGYAHEDFHSGNILFNIDCVSAVVDFDRNCWSYILHDIGRAILSFALEEDKMNIEKIYAFQKGYSQYLAITLSDIANALRLSWCIEIVWWIQPEFFEECDKTPKRFRDEMLWLTKHWFEMDSILYSY, from the coding sequence ATGGAGAACAGGATTATAGCTGACTTAAAAAACAGTTATGGGTTAACTTACAATCAAATTACTCCTGTAACAGGAGGATTGCTCAATAAGAAATGGAAAGTTTCTACAGATAAAGGGGAATTACTGATCAAGCAATATAGCACAAAGCGCTTTGACAGAAAGAATTTGAAATTAATCGAATCCCGACTTCAACGGCAAATTTTTCTTCAAAAAAAAGGCTTTTCTTGTCCGCTTATATGGCAGAGTGGAGGACAAGTAATCCGCTGGTTAAACGAAGAAACGGTATATATGGTAATGGAATTTTGCAAAGGAGACATTAAAAATTCCGACTCAATATCAATAAATCAAATGTATAGTCTAGGAGGCACTTGTGCTTTAATGCATAGAGCACTTTCACAATTACCACAGCCGTTAGTGAAGAGTTTACCTCATTTTGGAGGCTATACACTGGATTCTCTGTGGGAAAAGTTTAGATCTAGATTAAATAAATGCTCATCGGAGGATCATAGTGGATACCGGCAAACCTTACTTGCTTTAGAGCCCATTTTGAAACGGTTAAGTCCCGAATTTTTTGACAAGTTTTCCAAAGGATATGCTCATGAAGATTTTCATTCAGGTAACATTCTGTTTAATATTGATTGTGTATCTGCTGTCGTCGATTTTGATCGCAATTGCTGGAGTTATATTTTACATGATATCGGAAGAGCGATACTGTCTTTTGCACTGGAAGAAGATAAAATGAACATTGAAAAGATATACGCTTTTCAAAAGGGTTATTCACAATATTTAGCGATCACATTATCTGATATTGCAAATGCTTTGCGACTCTCTTGGTGCATTGAAATAGTGTGGTGGATACAACCAGAATTTTTTGAGGAATGTGACAAAACTCCAAAGCGTTTTAGAGATGAAATGTTATGGTTGACAAAACACTGGTTTGAAATGGATTCTATATTATATTCATATTAA
- the splB gene encoding spore photoproduct lyase — translation MNVFVPKRAFFEPKALDYPLGKEIYEKLQDLAVPIQFTGSHNRVTGIPGNTAREAFREAKRTLVVGVRKGTKFASCKPSAHYQLPLNTSCPSMCEYCYLATTLGKKPYLRVYVNTEDIFTQAEAYIAERAPAITWFEGAATSDPIPTEYLTGLLFKTIEFFGRQELGRFRFVTKHDKVDSLLRARHNGHTRFRFSLNAAAVIEKYEHVTPSMLERVAAAGKVAGAGYPVGFIIAPIFYFSGWQQEYDRLVAALDAQLPAAARTDLTFELISHRFTKRAKNNILDLFPETDLPMTESERKYKYGQFGYGKYVYQPEVLKEIKEFMLERLSAVFPQAKVEYFV, via the coding sequence ATGAATGTGTTTGTACCCAAACGCGCTTTTTTTGAACCTAAAGCCCTCGATTATCCCCTGGGGAAGGAAATATATGAAAAACTGCAGGACCTGGCTGTGCCGATCCAGTTTACCGGCTCTCATAACCGGGTGACAGGGATCCCGGGCAACACGGCCCGTGAAGCTTTCCGCGAGGCTAAGCGCACCTTGGTCGTCGGCGTCAGAAAGGGGACTAAGTTTGCCAGCTGCAAGCCTTCGGCGCATTATCAGCTGCCGCTCAACACCAGTTGTCCGAGTATGTGTGAATATTGTTATTTGGCAACCACTCTGGGCAAAAAGCCGTATCTCCGGGTATATGTAAATACTGAGGATATTTTTACCCAGGCCGAAGCCTATATTGCGGAGCGGGCACCGGCGATTACCTGGTTTGAGGGGGCGGCCACCTCTGACCCGATTCCCACTGAATATCTGACCGGCCTTTTGTTCAAAACAATTGAGTTCTTCGGCCGCCAGGAGCTGGGGCGGTTCCGTTTTGTTACCAAACATGACAAGGTGGACAGCCTGCTGCGGGCCCGGCATAATGGGCATACCCGCTTCCGGTTCAGTCTAAATGCGGCCGCGGTGATTGAGAAATATGAGCATGTAACGCCGTCCATGCTGGAACGGGTGGCTGCTGCCGGCAAGGTAGCCGGGGCGGGCTATCCGGTAGGCTTTATTATCGCGCCGATTTTCTATTTTTCCGGCTGGCAGCAGGAATATGACCGGCTGGTGGCGGCACTTGACGCCCAATTGCCGGCTGCGGCCAGAACGGATTTGACTTTCGAGCTGATTTCCCACCGCTTTACCAAACGGGCTAAAAATAATATTTTGGACTTATTTCCTGAGACCGATTTGCCGATGACGGAAAGTGAGCGGAAATATAAATATGGTCAGTTTGGTTACGGTAAATATGTTTATCAGCCGGAGGTTCTAAAGGAGATTAAAGAGTTTATGCTGGAACGATTGTCAGCTGTTTTTCCTCAGGCTAAAGTCGAGTATTTTGTCTGA